From a single Myxocyprinus asiaticus isolate MX2 ecotype Aquarium Trade chromosome 33, UBuf_Myxa_2, whole genome shotgun sequence genomic region:
- the LOC127423798 gene encoding N-acetyllactosaminide beta-1,3-N-acetylglucosaminyltransferase 3-like isoform X1, whose translation MGAKMRKRDLEMLAVLLTGVLCLVIIMNKNELEDVTEDVTTISKDTYEILRQHINLPKSAALQPLSPSCVQNVSASNVTGFSTLPNHIKDFLLYCHCREFPKLLDVPNKCGGPQNSADVFLLLVIKSSPENYERREVLRKTWAKERQHKGVWIRRIFLIGTTGTGFEKLRLNKLVKIENRENQDILQWDFNDSFFNLTLKQILFLQWMDKWCPQARFLLNGDDDIFANTFNMVEYLQGQEGNDGNKHLFIGHLIQNVGPIRHPASKYYVPVQVQESDRYPPYCGGGGFLLSGFTARTIYNMSHSITVFPIDDVYMGMCLEKAGLKPESHFGVRTAGLYIPSENVDEYHPCYYREIILVHRFLPHQIFVMWNEIQNPHLKCGAEP comes from the coding sequence GTGCGAAGATGAGAAAGCGAGATCTGGAGATGCTTGCTGTACTTCTGACAGGTGTTTTATGCCTGGTCATAATCATGAACAAAAACGAACTTGAAGATGTGACAGAAGATGTGACAACGATCAGCAAAGATACATATGAAATTCTCCGTCAACACATTAATTTGCCCAAATCAGCAGCTCTCCAGCCTTTGTCCCCAAGTTGTGTGCAGAATGTGTCTGCTTCTAATGTGACTGGATTTTCTACACTGCCAAATCATATCAAAGACTTCTTGCTTTACTGCCACTGTAGGGAGTTTCCCAAGCTTCTAGATGTCCCTAATAAGTGTGGAGGCCCCCAGAACTCTGCGGATGTCTTCCTTCTACTTGTCATCAAGAGCTCTCCGGAGAATTATGAACGACGAGAGGTTCTACGGAAAACTTGGGCTAAGGAGCGACAGCACAAAGGTGTGTGGATCCGTCGAATCTTCCTTATTGGAACCACTGGAACTGGCTTTGAAAAGCTCAGGTTGAATAAGCTTGTGAAGATTGAGAACCGTGAGAACCAAGACATTTTACAGTGGGACTTCAATGATTCATTCTTTAACCTCACACTAAAGCAGATCCTGTTCTTACAGTGGATGGATAAATGGTGCCCACAAGCCAGGTTTCTTTTAAATGGTGATGATGACATTTTTGCCAACACATTTAACATGGTTGAGTATCTTCAAGGTCAAGAGGGCAATGATGGAAACAAACATCTGTTTATAGGGCACCTTATCCAGAACGTTGGACCTATAAGGCACCCTGCAAGTAAATACTATGTTCCAGTTCAGGTACAGGAGTCTGATAGATATCCTCCGTACTGTGGTGGTGGTGGCTTTCTTCTGTCTGGTTTTACAGCCAGAACTATCTACAATATGTCTCACTCGATTACTGTGTTTCCCATTGATGATGTTTACATGGGAATGTGTTTGGAAAAGGCTGGTCTTAAACCGGAGTCCCACTTTGGTGTACGGACTGCTGGCCTATATATCCCCTCTGAGAATGTTGATGAGTATCACCCTTGTTATTACAGAGAAATTATTTTAGTCCATAGGTTTCTGCCACACCAGATTTTTGTGATGTGGAATGAAATACAAAATCCACATTTAAAATGCGGAGCAGAGCCTTAA
- the LOC127423798 gene encoding N-acetyllactosaminide beta-1,3-N-acetylglucosaminyltransferase 3-like isoform X2: MRKRDLEMLAVLLTGVLCLVIIMNKNELEDVTEDVTTISKDTYEILRQHINLPKSAALQPLSPSCVQNVSASNVTGFSTLPNHIKDFLLYCHCREFPKLLDVPNKCGGPQNSADVFLLLVIKSSPENYERREVLRKTWAKERQHKGVWIRRIFLIGTTGTGFEKLRLNKLVKIENRENQDILQWDFNDSFFNLTLKQILFLQWMDKWCPQARFLLNGDDDIFANTFNMVEYLQGQEGNDGNKHLFIGHLIQNVGPIRHPASKYYVPVQVQESDRYPPYCGGGGFLLSGFTARTIYNMSHSITVFPIDDVYMGMCLEKAGLKPESHFGVRTAGLYIPSENVDEYHPCYYREIILVHRFLPHQIFVMWNEIQNPHLKCGAEP, encoded by the coding sequence ATGAGAAAGCGAGATCTGGAGATGCTTGCTGTACTTCTGACAGGTGTTTTATGCCTGGTCATAATCATGAACAAAAACGAACTTGAAGATGTGACAGAAGATGTGACAACGATCAGCAAAGATACATATGAAATTCTCCGTCAACACATTAATTTGCCCAAATCAGCAGCTCTCCAGCCTTTGTCCCCAAGTTGTGTGCAGAATGTGTCTGCTTCTAATGTGACTGGATTTTCTACACTGCCAAATCATATCAAAGACTTCTTGCTTTACTGCCACTGTAGGGAGTTTCCCAAGCTTCTAGATGTCCCTAATAAGTGTGGAGGCCCCCAGAACTCTGCGGATGTCTTCCTTCTACTTGTCATCAAGAGCTCTCCGGAGAATTATGAACGACGAGAGGTTCTACGGAAAACTTGGGCTAAGGAGCGACAGCACAAAGGTGTGTGGATCCGTCGAATCTTCCTTATTGGAACCACTGGAACTGGCTTTGAAAAGCTCAGGTTGAATAAGCTTGTGAAGATTGAGAACCGTGAGAACCAAGACATTTTACAGTGGGACTTCAATGATTCATTCTTTAACCTCACACTAAAGCAGATCCTGTTCTTACAGTGGATGGATAAATGGTGCCCACAAGCCAGGTTTCTTTTAAATGGTGATGATGACATTTTTGCCAACACATTTAACATGGTTGAGTATCTTCAAGGTCAAGAGGGCAATGATGGAAACAAACATCTGTTTATAGGGCACCTTATCCAGAACGTTGGACCTATAAGGCACCCTGCAAGTAAATACTATGTTCCAGTTCAGGTACAGGAGTCTGATAGATATCCTCCGTACTGTGGTGGTGGTGGCTTTCTTCTGTCTGGTTTTACAGCCAGAACTATCTACAATATGTCTCACTCGATTACTGTGTTTCCCATTGATGATGTTTACATGGGAATGTGTTTGGAAAAGGCTGGTCTTAAACCGGAGTCCCACTTTGGTGTACGGACTGCTGGCCTATATATCCCCTCTGAGAATGTTGATGAGTATCACCCTTGTTATTACAGAGAAATTATTTTAGTCCATAGGTTTCTGCCACACCAGATTTTTGTGATGTGGAATGAAATACAAAATCCACATTTAAAATGCGGAGCAGAGCCTTAA